The Phaseolus vulgaris cultivar G19833 chromosome 10, P. vulgaris v2.0, whole genome shotgun sequence DNA window AGCCAATTCGCGAGTGCATGGAGAAGGGCTCAATAGAATGAAAATACCAAAACAATGAGCGCATCTTCATTCATCGAGCAAATTGAGGCCAAAACACATGAAGTTTCGAAAGACTGAAGCCCTGAGCAAATTCCAAAGGGATGCGCAGATCAAATACTTAACCATGAAGAAAATCCAAATTCGCTTAAGAAGGGCTCAAGCCTAAAAAACCAAAGTTGGACTTGGAAAATTTAGCTTGTATCTAAAGCCAATATAACCTTAACTTATAACCAATATTTGGAAGAGATTTGAAGGATCTAAGGCTAATCCCTGACGAATCTCTAACTTTGGAATCCTCGAAAGCCTAAAGATTGAAGATTAAAGCTAAAAAGGATTGATTAAGGATGAAGAGAGCTATTATGATGAACAAATTGTTAATCCCCATGATCCATGTGAAGCTTAATTCAAAAGCTATAAATAGGGACTTTGGTTTAACATCCAAAGCATTGAGAGGTCTTGAGAAATCTAGAGAAAACCCATTGAGAGGTACTGAAAGATACATAGAGGTATCAAGAATTTGGGTTAGAAAGATCAAGTGAGATCCTTAGAGAGACTTAAATAATGATGTTCTGTTGATTCAAACTCAAAGAGCCTGAACCTTCAGAATCCAATCAGGCTAAGTAGGTGAGATCCTCATAAGAAGTGAAGACCAATCTCTAGAGAAGGGAGTCTTGAAGCCATGTTGGCCACAACATCAATAGGATCTTTGTTGTTGTAATTTAGCTTCTCATCATGCGTTGTACTGTAAGATTTGATTATGAGTTGCTAAATATACTTTATTGGGATTGGATGACACTGTGATATATTTGGAGTTAATGTTGTTTGTAGATGCATGTGTTCTCTTTTGTAATAAACTTCATTGGGTCGGTAGTGTGCTTAATACTCAACTGTGAGGGTCGACCATTGATTATCCAGAACTTGGGTTGGTCAAAACTGGAACATGATTTTTGAATAAAACATTGCATATATGAATAACAATATCAAAGGAAAGACACATGGTTATTCCAATTTCAACATATGTACTATATCGATATTTCTTTGCTTTCATGATTGATCTAACACTTCACCTCTCAATCTAAATATTAATTAgtatgttgttattattattattactattactcttactattattattattattattattattattattattattattattattattattattatcatcctCATCATATACGTAAACCATCTCCAATTCATGTTTCACTtcattataaaagataaaatacacTTTGATATCATTAATTTCCTATGGATCCATTGGTTGTACTACAGTTGTCTCTATCCTCTTTTTGACTAAAAGAGTGGAACTTATCTGAGCTTAATTAATTTACACCAAAGATCTCTGACATCTTGCCAGTTATTAACACAAACCACTCATCAAGTACCCAAGTGCTCAAAATGTCAAGGTCCAACTCCACATCCCGAAATCTAGGcaacaatttaaaaatgatGATTAACGGTACTTGGACCTACTCGGATCTAACCTAGTCATCCATATATAGGAGCAATACCATCACCATAAATAGGTGAAGACCAAAGGAGAAAAGGTAATAAATTTTTGACTTTATTATATACTCACTACTTCGAGAAGTGACTTAAACATCGGAATATAATCACAAGTACCTTATCAAGGACTTGAAGATCGAATACTCCATATCCTAAATAATTAAAAGAGTGcgtaaaatagaaattaaaccctataaaaatattaacaaacaataaaatttattatttataagacTTTCTATAAGAAAAAGCTAAGATTTGTatagtaaaaaataacaaaaattctcaaattttgaaagaaaaaagtcatattgtaaaagaaaaaaaaaatctagaatcttaaatgctatttaaaatcttaaataaaatttattagtaaaacaaaaaattaaataagatattaaaatgaaaaataaaatagggGAATGTTATCTTACACTAAAAGGATGCACTAGAATCCGAGAGTGGCAACGCAGCTTACAAAAGTTTGGTCTAAACGGAACACATTAATGATTTTGCAAACTTTTCAAGTCTTTTTTTCTGTCCTACCAAAACTTGAAAAGTTCTTTGAGTATAAGAAATGACTGCATTATGTTTTCGTTGTTGTGTGTGAATATCTACTAGGGTTCATCCGTTCTTATTTTTTTCCTCTATCAGGTTGAAATTTGTAAGTTCCTGAAATGGGGAATAGCAAGAAAAGGCTTAAGTTGATGTTTGAGAAGTATACGTGGAACATCACCAACTTCTCTAAAGTTTTTTCCTTTGAACTTTTCTCCGACAAATTTATACTCGATGGCCACACATGGTACTTTGTTCAAATTTTGCTTACTGATTACGCTTCTCAcaatgttttcttttgtttgttttaataatgttttaacTTTGCTTTTAGGCAGATTGTTATCACCCCAATTGGGAGCATGGACGATTACATTGATATTTATTTAGAAGCAGATAAGGATTGTGCTAATGTACCTGAGGGCTGGAAAAAGGCTGCAAATTTCAGTTTTGCTGTAACCGACCAGGTTAATGACAAAATGACTATAAGAAAAGGTATTTTTCATACTTTGGTCTTTctaaattttaagttttgttCACTGTTTTTTTGTCAAAGTAGACCTTGTAACTATCTAAAAACCAACTTATTATGCTTTGTGTTAGAGGATAAGGTTTGGGAGGAGAGATTTTTTGGGTAGAAGAATCAAATTATGATTTGTTTTGACCTTAAATGAGTATATTATTTTCAATCCGAAACAACTAACCCTTGGTATATGAATTTTCCAGGATTTGAATTTGAGTATAGTGCAAATGACTATAGTTGGGGTATTGATGATTTCTTACCTTTACAGGAACTTAAAAACCCTGGTAGCGGGTTTATTGTGAATGATACTTGTGTGATTGAAGCTGGGATTTTTTTCACCAAGTATGTGGATGAGAATAGTGAATATCAGCCTGTTTGCAAGATTGATGACAACCCTACGAGGGACCGCAATAATCCTTTATTTCATAAAATGTTCAGAAGCTCATATGAAAATGTGGATCAAAAGTTTGTTCCACTATTAGTAGAAGCATGTTTACAGCATCCCTCACTTGTTGTAAGTCAGGAGAAGAGAAGTTGCAGGTTTACTGAATGGGCATTCTCAGCTTTGGGTCGAGTTCTTCATTTCCTCAAGACTAAAACAGTGAAAGATATAGATGATGAAGCATGTAATCATCTTCAAATTTTGTGGGATGAACTTAAGACATTTGGGTTTGATTTGACTTGGTTAGAATTTTATGTTGAATCTGCCTTGGGTGCGAAAGATTATATGGAGAATATTGATGAGATGAGAAAGAATGTGTCTGCTTTAAAGATTGAAACAGAGAAGTTGAAGGCAAGGTTGATTGAAAGAGAGACAAAACTTGAAATGTCAAGTAAGGAGTTGATGAAAGCAGAGAAAATATGTGAAAACTCAATTTGGATGTCAAAATCAGGATATTGAAGGGAAACATTCAGAAGATGAATTTCTTTTGGAGACTAACTATTTAGTTTTACGAAATTGCTGTTGATATTACAATTTGATTAATGATTATGATAATCTTTGCTGTAGAGATTATCAACTATATCTGAAGAAACAAGAAATCAAGTCAATCTCATTTTCCAAATGAATATGTTAGAACTAATTGTAATTTTggctttttatattttaagaaatctttaatttttgtttcttaaattatttttcataattttgataatataatttctaattatatttaatttttctctttgctttttttttaaaaaaaaatataggttTTGTAAAATGTCAATATATAAAACTACAATTAATCAGTATTGACACATTTGTTTACCTAACTTATTAATTAACTTGTATTAactctttttataattttaattttgaataagaggaacataataaatttttaagtaTTCATAGTAGGGAATATTaatcataaaatttaatatttataagattttgTATCAAAGAAAGAGCTAAGATTTGTAtagtaaaagataaaaaaaatctcaaattttgaaagaaaaaaagtcatattgtaaaagaataaaaattctAGAATCTAAAAAGGTTACtcaaatcttaaataaaatttattattaaaacaaaaaattaaataagatattaaaagatgaaaaaaaattagtggAATGTGATCTTACACTAAAAGGATGTATTACCTTCCAAAATCtgcaattatttttataaaactaatttttaatataaaaaattagactaaaggaataattaaaaaatgtctGAGCCCGGGTTCGAACCGGGGACCTCTAGTGTGTGAGACTAGCGTGATAACCAACTACACCACCCAGACTcctttgaaaataataaataaaacattgtaCTTACACTTGTATTTTCTTCACAGAGAGATAAATTGTTTGTTTTATGTGCAATGTGGACCTCaccatcatcattattatttagtagaataacaataaaaattaaaatatttaaataatgattatatattataataaaataaatctttatttCAGTAAGTAtgctgaaaatttattttataataatattttttaaatattgattttttaatatttttgtgtaaaaaataaataaaaaatcatgttttagatctataaaattatatttaaaatcatgctttagattttttttttttaaatttcaccTATTGTcacttgaaaataatttttttgttaaaaataaaaacatttaaagaaaaTCAAACATGTTCATGAGTAGTAAAATTAAGCTTGTTTTcggtatgaaaaaaaaacaataaaaaaatagattgatTCTCTATCTGtgaaattaaatttagtttagttttttCATTAGTCGATAAATATTTtggttattatttttaaactattaatAACAGTCGCAAAACAATAACTTTTACATATTAACCCTAAACCACAcactataattaaaaaatgtaaagatgttaactaaaaattaaaataactagcACCAACCactttgaaaaatatttctttttttttggtCTTGTCTCTTATAAGTgtatatgaataaatttatccaaatcaatataataattttatatattaacttCTGTATAAAAATGTTCATCTTACAATGATCTCTTATGTGATTTgagtttttgtttgtttgttttcgTTTCGCCAAATATTATCTCTTCATAAATAccattaacaaaaacaataattataatgattaaaataatagtagAAATTAATCTTCTCTTTTACAAGTTTGATCTTTGATTTATATATCAccatatttttattcataaatttcTTTTGATTTCAATAATGTCTCGAAAATGTtgtaatatttttgtttgatttcaatAATGTCTCGACAATGTTGTAATATTTTTGTTCCATATGGTatgttatatattttagaataacTATATGGTGTATCAAAGAGAAGTAAGGTGTAATGACTATGATAACATATTATATAGTGCACTTTAAGCTTAAGTCAACTCCATAAAATCAGTTCATGGGTGatgtttgcatccacttatatacaatgaaatattctcatctctaattgatgtgagatctccaatagAAATTGTACACTATCAAGTCTTAACAAATGTTAAATCACACTACTTAATGAGAGTGTTATTAAGCCTTAGAAATTGTAAATAGAAAACATGATTTTGTTTGTCTTGACAAACTCTTTAAGATCTTTAAGATTTGTACATGTGGTTGTAGATTTCATGTCGATTAGAATTAatgacatttcattgtatataaatggttgcaaatattttcttataaaccagttttataagattgaattatacttaaaatttattttttaatatctatcatgaaaataattttagtttggGATGATAATTTCTAGATGAAGTGAAAATTTCATACGAAAAAACGTGTTATTAACATTTTCTATTTCTCTTTCTCCTCTATGTTATCTAATGAAGAATGAAGATGGTGGAGAAGAATCACCAATATCACACCAACGAAGAAGATGGTTATTAATGTTGATGATTTGGAAAGTAATAATGAAGTCATTATGCGTTGTGTTCCAATCTTTAAGCTCAAAAACTTTTGTTCTTCAAAAATTGCTCACCAAAAATTGCTCAAATGACTTTTCAATTTTGAAGCtagtaaatttattaataaatcaaGTTTGGTTTGTATTTGCATCATGTTAACACGTTATCAAAGTGTTGATgttttaaatatgaatatttcaAGAGATTGATAATTGActtttaattatgaatatttcaAAGAGATGGATCATTATTGActtttaattatgaatatttcgcttttattgaaaaaaaattctttacaAAATAAAGGCATAATATGATTTTAACTTAAAACgcctaattaattttatatatttttataattatttatgaaaaaattacaGGAACAAAGGCGGCTTTAAAAATTTTGACCTCTTAATAgttggttaaaaaaaattaaataatataataattatgaaaaaaaatgtgaatgatataaattataattaatagttaaactCGATATTCGATTTAATCTAA harbors:
- the LOC137819127 gene encoding MATH domain and coiled-coil domain-containing protein At3g58250-like isoform X1, whose translation is MGNSKKRLKLMFEKYTWNITNFSKVFSFELFSDKFILDGHTWQIVITPIGSMDDYIDIYLEADKDCANVPEGWKKAANFSFAVTDQVNDKMTIRKGFEFEYSANDYSWGIDDFLPLQELKNPGSGFIVNDTCVIEAGIFFTKYVDENSEYQPVCKIDDNPTRDRNNPLFHKMFRSSYENVDQKFVPLLVEACLQHPSLVVSQEKRSCRFTEWAFSALGRVLHFLKTKTVKDIDDEACNHLQILWDELKTFGFDLTWLEFYVESALGAKDYMENIDEMRKNVSALKIETEKLKARLIERETKLEMSSKELMKAEKICENSIWMSKSGY
- the LOC137819127 gene encoding MATH domain and coiled-coil domain-containing protein At3g58340-like isoform X4; amino-acid sequence: MIVITPIGSMDDYIDIYLEADKDCANVPEGWKKAANFSFAVTDQVNDKMTIRKGFEFEYSANDYSWGIDDFLPLQELKNPGSGFIVNDTCVIEAGIFFTKYVDENSEYQPVCKIDDNPTRDRNNPLFHKMFRSSYENVDQKFVPLLVEACLQHPSLVVSQEKRSCRFTEWAFSALGRVLHFLKTKTVKDIDDEACNHLQILWDELKTFGFDLTWLEFYVESALGAKDYMENIDEMRKNVSALKIETEKLKARLIERETKLEMSSKELMKAEKICENSIWMSKSGY
- the LOC137819127 gene encoding MATH domain and coiled-coil domain-containing protein At3g58250-like isoform X2 translates to MGNNKKRLKLMFEKYTWNITNFSKVFSFQLFSDKFILDGQTWQIVITPIGSMDDYIDIYLEADKDCANVPEGWKKAANFSFAVTDQVNDKMTIRKGFEFEYSANDYSWGIDDFLPLQELKNPGSGFIVNDTCVIEAGIFFTKYVDENSEYQPVCKIDDNPTRDRNNPLFHKMFRSSYENVDQKFVPLLVEACLQHPSLVVSQEKRSCRFTEWAFSALGRVLHFLKTKTVKDIDDEACNHLQILWDELKTFGFDLTWLEFYVESALGAKDYMENIDEMRKNVSALKIETEKLKARLIERETKLEMSSKELMKAEKICENSIWMSKSGY